The genomic interval GCGACTTCCTGGCCGAGCAGATCTCCGTGAAGGGCATGTGCTACGCGGCTCCCGGCATCATCTACCTGCTGGACCGCATGGGCGTGACGTTCAACCGCACGCCGGAAGGCCTGCTGGACTTCCGCCGCTTCGGCGGCACGCTTCACCACCGCACCGCCTTTGCGGGCGCGACCACCGGCCAGCAGCTGCTCTACGCGCTGGACGAGCAGGTCCGCCGCTATGAGGCGGAGGGCAAGGTCACCAAGTACGAGTACTGGGAGTGGCTGGGCACGGTGAAGGATGACACCGGCCGCTGCATCGGCAGCGTGGCCGTGGACCTGCGGACCATGGAGATCCGCACGTTCCCCGCGGAGGCGGTGTGTCTGGCGACGGGTGGCCCGGGCATCGTCTTCGGGCGCTCCACCAACTCCATCATCAACACCGGAACCGCCGCGGGCCGCGCCTACATGGAGGGCGCCATCTACGCCAACGGCGAGTTCATCCAGGTGCATCCGACGTCCATCCCGGGCGAGGACAAGCTGCGCCTGATGAGCGAGTCGGTGCGCGGCGAGGGTGGCCGCGTCTGGGTGCCCCGCAAGAAGGGCGACACCCGCGCGCCCCGGGAGATTCCGGAGAGCGAGCGCTGGTACTTCCTCGAGGAGAAGTACCCCAAGTACAAGAACCTGGTGCCCCGCGACGTGGCCACGCGAGAGATCTTCATGGTCTGCCGCGACCTGGGCATGGGTATCGGCGGCCGCGACGGCGTCTACCTGGACGTCACGCACATCCCGGCCAAGACGCTGGACGCCAAGATCAAGGGCGTCATGGAGATCTACGAGAAGTTCGTGGGAGACGACCCGCGCGTCACGCCGATGGTCATCTTCCCGGGCATGCACTACTCCATGGGCGGCCTCTACGTGACGTTCGAGGCGGACCCGAAGACGCTCACCCCACTGGAGGGCAGCCCGAAGAACCAGTCCACCAACATCCCCGGCCTGTACGCGGCGGGTGAGGCGGACTACGCGTTCCACGGCGGCAACCGCCTGGGCGCCAACTCGCTGTTGTCCTGCATCTACTCGGGCATGATCGGCGGCCCGGCCATGGCGTCTTTCGCCAAGAGCAACGCGAAGAGCGCGGCGTCCATGCCGGACAAGTTCTTCCAGGACGCAAAGCGCTACTGGGAGGACCGGTTCGGCTCCATCAAGAAGATGGCGGGTCCGGAGAATCCCTACGGGCTGGCGCAGGAGCTGGGCGACGTGATGACGGAGAACTGCACCGTCGTCCGCTATAACGACCGGCTGAAGAAGACGGTGGAGAAGATCCGCGAGCTCAAGGGCCGCTGGAAGAACGTCAACGTGCTGGACACGGGCAACTCGTCCAACCGCTCGCTGTCGTTCACCAACCAGCTCTGGAACATGCTGGAGCTGGGCGAGGTCATCGCGACCAGCGCGCTGTTGCGCGACGAGAGCCGCGGCGCCCACTACAAGCCGGAGTTCTCCTTGCCGGAGCCGAAGACGAAGGACCCCAACGACGACGCCGAGTGGATGGCGCTGTGGCAGGCACGCCACGACAAGTGGGCGAAGACGACCATCGCGAAGTACGCGGACCAGGGGCCTCAGATTTCGTACGAGGACGTCCCGACTCCGGTGCTCAAGCCGGAGCCTCGCTGGTACGCGTGAGTCGCTGGGAGCTTTCTCAGGTGGGCCCGCGTGAGAGCGCGGGCCTCCGCAACTGACTTGGAAGTGAAGGGTCGAGCCACATGGACACCGCACAGGCAGGCGCCGTCAGCACCCAATCCATCACCTTCCGCATCTGGCGGCAGGACGATCCGAACAAGCCGGGCCACTACGACGAGTTCAAGGTTCCCTACCGCAAGGGCGCCAACGTCATCTCGTGCCTGATGGAGATCCAGCGCAACCCCGTCACCTCGGACGGCAAGCGCGTTGCCCCCGTGGTCTGGGACGCCGCGTGTCTCGAAGAGGTGTGTGGAAGCTGCGCGATGAACATCAACGGGCGCGTGCGCATGGCGTGCTCGGCGCTCATCGACAAGCTCGAGCAGCCCATCACGCTGGAGCCCATGAGCAAGTTTCCCATCGTCCGGGACCTGGCCGTGGACCGCAACCGCATGTTCGAGGCGCTCAAGCGGGTGAAGGGCTGGATTCCGACGGACGGCACGCACAACCTGGGCCCCGGCCCGCGTCAGTCGCCCGTGGACCAGTCCACGATGTACGTCCTGTCCACCTGTATCACCTGCGGCAGCTGCCTCGAGGCGTGCCCCCAGGTGACGATGGACAACGACTTCGTCGGCGCGGCGGCCATCAGCCAGGCGCGGCTGTTCAACATGAACCCGACGGGCAAGATGAACGCCGAGGAGCGCGTGCGCTCGCTCATGGGCCCCGGCGGCGTGCAGGACTGCGGCAAGGCGCAGAACTGCGTGAAGGTCTGCCCGAAGGAGATTCCGCTCACCACCTCCATCGCGATGATGAACCGTCAGGTGACCAAGCTGGTCATCAAGGACCTCTTCTCGCACGAGGAGGAGAAGAAGGGCCACAGCGGTCCAGGGTGACGGGGCGCCTTCGGGCGTCCTCGGGCAACGGCCTCATGCGTGCGTCCTTCGGGGCGCGGCATGGGGCCGTCGCTGTTTCGAGACATGCGGAGGGGTCTCTTCGCCCCAGGGCCAGGCCCCTCGAATGCCCGCCGCAAGTCACAGGAAGGGCAGGGGGCTCTTTCGAGCCTTGAAGGATGCCTCATCCACCCAGGCATTTCTGGTTATCAGCGCTCTGTGCCTTGGATTGCCTGACGACGTGACGGGTCAAACAGTCTTGCCATCCGTCGCTTTCTGCGCAATGAGGGCGACGCGCTGACGCCTGTAAGGGGTCGTCCCCCTCGTCTCCACATGGAGCCTCGATGAAGATCCACGAGTACCAGGGCAAGGAAATCTTCCGGAAGTACGGCGTGCCCACGCCGAAGGGAATTCTCGCGCTCTCGCCGAACGACGCGGAGGCAGCAGCCAAGCAGCTCGGCACGCCCGTTGTCGTGGTGAAGGCCCAGATCCACGCCGGAGGCCGCGGCAAGGGCGGCGGCGTGAAGCTGGCCAAGAGCCCCGCCGAGGCGAAGGAGCTGGCCAAGCAGATGCTTGGCATGAAGCTCAAGACCATCCAGACCGGGCCCGAGGGCCAGACGGTCCACAAGGTCTACGTCGAGGAAGGTCTCGCCATCGGCCATGAGCTGTACCTGGGCGTGACGCTCGACCGCGCGACCAGCCGCATCACCTTCATGGCGTCCCGCGAGGGCGGCGTGGAGATCGAGGAAGTGGCGGAGAAGCACCCCGAGAAGATCCTCCGCGAGACGGTGGACCCGGCGGTGGGCTTCCTGGACTTCCAGGGCCGCAAGCTGGCCTTCGGCCTGGGCCTGTCCGGCCCGACGGTGAACAAGTTCGTCCAGTTCTGCAACGCGCTCTACAAGATGTTCGTGGAGACGGACGCGTCGCTGGTGGAGATCAACCCGCTGGTCATCCTGAAGGATGGCGGCGTGGTGGCGCTCGACGCGAAGGTGACCTTCGACGAGAACGCGCTCTACCGGCACAAGGACCTGCTCGAGTACCGCGACCTGGCCGAAGAGGACGCGCGTGAGACGCAGGCCAAGGAGTGGGACCTGGCGTACATCGCGCTCGATGGCAACATCGGCTGCATGGTGAACGGCGCGGGTCTGGCCATGGCCACCATGGACACCATCAAGCTGGTGGGCGGCGAGCCGGCCAACTTCCTGGACGTGGGCGGCGGCGCGAGCAAGGAGAAGGTGACGGCGGCCTTCAAGCTCATCCTGGCCGACCCCGCGGTGAAGGCGGTGCTGGTCAACATCTTCGGCGGCATCATGAAGTGCGACGTCATCGCCGAGGGCATCATCGCGGCGGCGAAGGAAGTCCAGCTCAAGGTCCCGCTCGTGGTCCGGCTGGAAGGCACCAACGTCGAGCTGGGCAAGCAGCTCTTGAGCAACTCGGGCCTCGCCATCACCCCGGCGGACAACCTGCGGCAGGCGGCGGAGAAGGCCGTCTCCGCGCTGAAGTAGTCCGGCGCTTCATCGCCAACACTTTAAGGAGCGCCATGAGCATCCTCGTCAACGAAAACACGAAGGTCCTCTGCCAGGGCATCACCGGCTCGGCGGGCTCGTTCCACTCGAAGCAGATGCTGGAGTACGGCACGAAGCTCGTGGCCGGCGTGACGCCGGGCAAGGGCGGCACCCAGTTCGAGGGCAAGGTCCCCGTGTTCGACACGGTGGCCGACGCCGTGAAGCAGACGGGCGCCAACACGTCCGTCATCTTCGTTCCGCCCCCGTTCGCCGCCGACTCCATCATGGAGGCCGCCGACGCGGGCGTGTCCCTCATCATCACCATCACCGAGGGCATCCCCGTCCTCGACATGGTCCGCGCCAAGCGCTACATCCAGGGCAAGCCGGGTGTTCGCCTCATCGGCCCCAACTGCCCCGGTGTCATCACCCCGGGCGCGCACTGCAAGATCGGCATCATGCCGGGCCACATCCACAAGCCGGGCCGCATCGGCGTGGTGTCGCGCTCCGGCACGCTGACGTACGAGGCCGTGCACCAGCTCACGCAGCTGGGCCTGGGCCAGTCGACGGCGGTGGGCATCGGTGGTGACCCGGTCAACGGCACGGACTTCGTGGACGTGTTGAAGCTGTTCAACGCGGACCCGGACACCGACGCGGTCATCATGATTGGTGAGATCGGCGGCAGCGCCGAGGAGGCGGGCGCGGAGTACGTGGCTCGCGAGTTCACCAAGCCCATCGCGGGGTTCATCGCCGGTCAGTCGGCGCCCCCGGGCAAGCGCATGGGCCACGCCGGCGCCATCATCTCCGGTGGCAAGGGCACGGCGACCGAGAAGATCAAGGCGATGGAGGCCGCGGGCATCCTGATGGCCGCCAGCCCCGCCGAGCTGGGCACCACCCTTCAGGAGGCCGTGAAGCGCGGCCCCAAGAAGCGCTAACACTCCCTCAACGGAAACAAGGAGCCAGTCACATGGCCATCGAGCGTACGCTGTCCATCATCAAGCCGGACGGTCTGCAGAAGGGCGTCATCGGGAAGATCATCAGCCGCTTCGAGGAGAAGGGTCTGAAGCCGGTCGCCATCCGGCTGCAGCAGCTCTCCCAGAAGGAGGCCGAGGGCTTCTACGCGGTCCACAAGGCCCGGCCCTTCTTCAAGGACCTGGTGCAGTTCATGATCTCCGGCCCGGTGGTCCTGATGGTGCTGGAAGGCGAGAACGCCGTCCTGGGCAACCGCGACATCATGGGCGCCACCAACCCCGCGCAGGCGGCCGAGGGCACCATCCGCAAGGACTTCGCCACCAGCATCGACCAGAACACGGTCCACGGCTCCGACAGCCTGGAGAACGCGAAGAACGAGATCGCGTACTTCTTCCGCGAGACGGAGATCCAGCCGTACGAGTACACCGCCAAGAAGTAGGCGGTTGCCCCCAGGGGCGATGACCTTCGGCCCGGTGTCGGCACCTGTGAGGGTGGCGGCCCGGGCCGTCGGTTTTTCCAGCGGGCGGACACGGGAGCGAGGGCCGCTTTGACTTGCCGTGCCCAGGTATGGGAAGGGACGCCCCCAGCCCCTCCGTTCACTAGCTCGATACGATGACCGAGACGACCGCCACCGCCGCCTCTCTTCCCGTCACGGAGCCTCTGCCGGCGCCCGCGCCCGCGAAGCTCGTGGACGTGGCCAGCCTGTCCATGGAGGCGCTCACCCGGTTCGTCACCGAGCAGCTCGGCGAGCGTGCGTTCCGTGCCCCGCAGATCTACCGGTGGCTCCACCAGCGCGGCGCCGTCTCGTTCGACGAGATCACGGACCTGTCCAAGGCCCTGCGCGAGAAGCTCCGGGTCGCCGCGGAAATCATCCCGCTGGTGAAGGACTGCGAGCTGCGCAGCACCGACGGCACCATCAAGTACCGGTGGAAGACGCGCGACGGGCGCTACATCGAATCCGTCTACATGCCCTCCGAGGACCGCCGGACGCTGTGCGTGTCCACCCAGGTGGGCTGCGCCATGGCCTGCGGCTTCTGCATGACGGGCACCATGGGGCTCAAGCGCAACCTGACCCCCAGCGAGATTGTCGCCCAGGTGCACGCGGTGAATCGCGAGGTCCGCGCGAACGAGGGCCACGAGACGCTGCGCCCGCTCAGCAACCTGGTGTTCATGGGCATGGGCGAGCCGCTGCACAACTTCGAGAACCTCAAGACGGCGCTCGCCATCCTGCAGTCGGAGGACGGCCCCAACTTCAGCCACCGGCACATCACCGTCTCCACCGTCGGCCTCGTTCCCATGATCGAGCGCTTCGGCAAGGAGACGGACGTGAAGCTCGCCATCTCGCTCAACGCAAGCACGGACGAGCAGCGCAGCAAGACGATGCCCGTCAACCGCAAGTGGAACATCGCGGCGTTGCTGGACGCGTGCCGCAAGTTCCCCCTGCGCCAGGGGCGCCGCATCACCTTCGAATACGTACTCATCCAGGGCTTCAACGACGCGGATGAGGACGCGCACCGGCTGATCCAGCTCCTCAAGGGAATTCCGGCGAAGATCAACCTGATTCCCTACAACGAGAACCCAGGGTTGGGTTTCCTCACGACAGGGGAGCAGAGGGCGGAGGAGTTCCGGGCCATCCTCTCCGAGGCGCACGTGGCGGCGTACATCCGCAAGAACCGGGGTCGGGACATCGCGGGGGCATGCGGTCAGCTCGCCAATCGCGGAGAGGTCTCCCCGGCTGAAAGCACGACATAAAGTCCCGAGCTTCCTTGACAATCCAGCGGGTGCGGCGTTAAGAGCGCCACCCCGTTTCCATTTGTAGTTTCCTGTTCGCTGGAGCACTCCATGGCCGTTGTCCTCCGTCTTGCCCGCGCGGGCGCCAAGAAGAAGCCGTACTACCACGTGGTCGCCACCGACTCCCGCAACCCCCGGGATGGCAAGTTCATCGAGGCCGTCGGCGCGTACGACCCGAACCTCACCCCCCCGAAGGTGGAGTTCAACGAGGAGCGGCTCTCCTACTGGCTGAAGACGGGCGCGACGCCGTCCGAGACGGTCGCCGACCTCATCAAGGTCGCCGCGAAGGCTCCCAAGTCCACCCCCGCGGCTTGATCCGCGGCCGCCTGTACTGAGCGGACGTGGAGCAACTTCTCACGTATCTGGCGCGGGCCCTGGTCGATCAACCGGACCAGGTGGGCCTGCGCATCTCCGAGGTGGACGGCGCACGGCTCCTGGAGCTGAAGGTCGCCCCCGAGGATGTCGGCAAGGTCATCGGCCGTGATGGGCGTACCGTGAATGCCCTCCGGACGCTGCTCAATGCCGCTGCCCAGAAGTCAGGCCAGAAGGTCCGCCTGGAAATCCTCGACGACCGGCGCAACACGGCCAACGGCCAGCCCGCCGGCGCTCCGGATTCTCCCCGGTGAGTCCTCCGCCTCTGCTGGAGCTGGGTTACGTCTCACGGGCCCACGGGTTGCGAGGAGAACTGGCCGTGCGCCCGTTCGACCCCGCGTCGGAGACCCTGGGCACCGTGGATCGCGTCCGTGTCCGCACGCGTGCGGGCGAGGAACGCGACCTCCAGATTGAATCCCTGCGACCCACCCCGAAGGAAGACATCGTCGCCTTCGAGGGGGTGGAGTCGCGCACGGAGGCGGAGGCCCTCGTGGGCGCCACCGTCCTCGTCTATCGCGAGGACCTGGAGCCGCCCGCGGAAGGGGAGTTCTTCCAGGGCGACCTGATTGGGCTCGCCGCCGTGGACGAGTCGGGTGCGTCGCTGGGCCAGGTGGAGGAGATCTGGGCCACCGGCGAGGTGCCGAACCTGGTCATCCGCGCACCGGGGCGCCAGGAACTCGTGGTGCCGTTCGCGGACGACTTCGTGCCCTCCGTGGACATGGCTGCTCGGCGCATCGTGATCCGCCCTCCGGAGTATGTCGAGGTCGGGCGCCGCGAGGACGGGCCGGAAGAGTCCGAGCAGTGAGCCCGCCGTATCCCGTGGAGTTGCTCACGCTGTTTCCGGGGATGGTGTCCGGTTACCTGGGCGCGAGCATCCTCGGCAAGGCCCAGGAGAAGGGGCTGCTCTCCGCGACGGTGACGGACATCCGCGAGTTCGCGGAGGGAAAGCACCGCGTCACGGATGACGCTCCCTATGGCGGCGGTGCGGGCATGGTGATGAAGCCCGAGCCGTTGGTTGCGGCCATCGAGGCCGCTCGGGCCCGGCTGCCGGGGGCGAAGGTGCTCCTGATGAGTCCGCGGGGACAGACCTTCACCCAGGTCCGCGCGCGCGAGCTCGCGCTCCACGAGGCCGGGTTGATCCTGGTGTGTGGCCGCTATGAGGGCGTGGACGAGCGGGTGATGAGCTCCCTGGATGGTGAGCTGTCCCTGGGGGACTTCGTGCTCACCGGTGGGGAGATCGCCGCGCTCGCGGTGGTGGACGCGGTGGCGAGACTGGTGCCCGGGGTGCTGGGCAACGTGGCCTCGTCGGTGTCCGAGAGCTTTGAAGAGGGGATGCTGGAGCATCCCCAGTACACCCGGCCGCCTGTCTTCCGGGAAGCCGAGGTGCCGGCGGTCCTCCAGTCGGGGGACCACGCGCGTATCGCTCGCTGGCGGCGTTGGAAGTCGCTGGTGTTGACGCGAGAGCGCCGGCCAGACCTGTTCGCCCGGTTGGAGTTGTCGAAGGCCGACCAGAAACTGCTGGCTCGCCGGGAGGAAGACCTGTAACCCTAGGGGTTCTCAGTGGGTTGGGCCTCAGCGGGCTTGTCCGACACCGCTCTCTCTGCTAGTACGGCCCGCTCTTTCACGCGTCCATTGTCGCGTCAGCTTTCGTTTCACTGGAGTCCGTCATGCGTAACAGCGCCATTCAGCACGTCGAGGCGAAGTACCTGCGCCAGGACGTCACCTCGTTCCGTCCTGGTGACTCCGTGCGCGTCTTCTGGAAGGTGAAGGAGGGCGAGAAGGAGCGCGTCCAGGCGTTCGAGGGCACCGTCATCCGGAAGACATCGGGCAGCCACCGCGCGACCTTCACGGTTCGCAAGATGTCCTTCGGCGTCGGCGTCGAGCGCATCTTCCCGCTGCACAGCCCCCGCTACGAGAAGATCGAGGTCCTCTCGCGTGGCCGCGTCAACCGCAGCCGCCTGTTCTACCTCCGCGACCTGAAGGGCAAGGCTGCCCGCGTCGACGTGCAGGAGGAGCCGGAGACCCAGGCCCCGAAGGCTGGCAAGGCTTCCTGAGCCCCTGAGTCGTTGTTGGCCCATGGGCCATCATGAGAAGGAGCGTCCGATACCGGGCGCTCCTTTTTTCATTCGCGCTAACATGCGTCCGCCATGCAATTCGTCGAGGTCGCCGTCCAGAATGTCCGGGGCTTCAGTCCCGCGGGCCGCTCCGCGCTGAAAGCCGGGTACCTCGTCCTCAAGCCGCCTGGTGCCGAGGTGAGTCCGTTCGCGGGGCTGTTGCTCGCGCTGCTCTACGCGGATGGGCGCGGTGGGGATGTGTCCTTCGTGGCGCCGGGTGCGAAGTCCGGCAAGGCCGCGCTCACCTTCCAGGGCGTGGATGGCGTCACGTACCGGGTGCTGCGGGAGCTGGGAGGCTCCGGGACGCTGCACCGGGTGAACAAGACGACGCAGCAGCCGGAGCTGGTGTCGTCGGACGCCTCGGAGATGAACCAGTTCCTGCGCGGCCAGGTGGGGCTGCCTCCGCGCACCGCGTTCGAGCAGCTCTATTGCCTGCAGGTGGGGCAACTCCCGTCGCGGCGCCCGCGCAAGTCCGCGGCCAAGGCGGTGGATCCGAAGACGTCGGGCAAGTTCCAATCGCTGGCCTCCGCGTCGGCGGTGGCCCCCGCCGAGGACATCCACGCCGCCGAGGCGAAGGTCCGCGCGCTGGAAGAGGAGCTGGTCTCCGCGCGCGACGTGGACGCGCTCCAGTTCAAGGTGGATGGGCTGTCCTCGCAGATCTTCGACGCGGACCAGCGCCTCAAGGGCACCGAGGGAATCAAGGTCGCCATCCACGAGGCGGAGAACGCGTGGCGGGCCGCTCCGACGCCGCAGACGCTTGGGCTTCCCCAGGACATCCTTCAGCGCGTGCAGCGCTTTCCCAAGGCGCTGGCGAAGCGGGACGACGCGTTGGCCCGGCTCACGGCGGATCGAGAAGCGGACGCGGCGGAGGTACCTGCGTCGGTGGAGCCGCTGACGAATGACCGGGGGTTCTGGGCTGGAATTGGCGTGGGCGTGCTGTTCCTCGGCCTGGGATTGGGGCTGGGGCTCGGCGTCGACAGCTTGTTCCGCTACCTGGCGCTCCTGGACATCCCGGCGTTTGGTTTCTCGGCGTTCCTGGCGCTGCGGTATGTGGACGAGCTCCAGCAGACCTCGAAGCGCGGGAGCAAGGAGGGCCGCTTCGACGCGCGCGAGAAGAAGATCCTCGAGGAGTTCGAGGCCGAGGCCGCGCCGGTGCGCATGGCGCAGAAGGCGCTGGGCGTGGAGAGCCTGGACGAGATTCCCTCGGCGCTGGAGCGCAAGGAGCTGCTGGCCGCTCGGGTGGTGGAGCTGAAGGAGCAGCTCGCGGGGGTGGAGGCGGATCCCGAGTTCGTGGCGGCCGCCACGCAGCGGCAGGCGTTGAAGGACCAACTGGATGCGCTCAACGCGGAGCTGACGCGCAAGGGCTCCTACGTGCGCGACATGCGCGAGGTGGAGCGTGAGCTGGGGCGGGTGAAGGAGTCCATCGCGCTGGCGAAGGCGCCTCCTGCTCCGTCGACCGCTCCGGATGGGACGGCCGTGCCTTCGGAGCCGCTGGAGGACCCGTCCCCCGCGCTGTTGTCGCAGGCGGCGGATGTGTTCACCACGGATGTGCTGAGCGTGCAGGGGCTGCTCAAGGAGCGGTGTGTCCAGTACCTCACGGCGCTGACGGACCGCCGCTATCAGGGCGTCGAGTGGGACAAGGAGGGCCGCGCCTTCGCGCTCGCGGGCGGCCGCCGGGTGCCCGTGGGGGAGCTGCCCCCCAAGGACCTGGACCTGTACTACCTGGCCCTGCGGATGACGGTGGTGGAGAAGGCGAGCGCGCGAGTGAAGCGGCCCTTCGTCCTGGAAGATGTCTTCGCCGGAGTAGAAGAGGTGAAGCTGCCGCTCATCGCGCGCATGCTGAAGCACCTGGGCACGCTCACGCAGGTGTTGCATGTCACCCCGCACCCGGGCTTCGCCCAGATGTCGGACGGCACGGTTAACGTGTAGCCCGATGCTGGACGTTGTCCTCCATGGGGAGGACGTGTGGGGGTGGGCGGTGGCGCGTGGGGAGCGGCGGGTGGTGGGGGATGAGGCGGAGGCGTTGGCGGTCCGGTACCTGGAGGGGCAGGGTTGGCGGGTGAGGGCGAGGAACTGGCCGTGTCGCTACGGCGAGCTGGATGTGGTGGTGGAGCGAGAGGAGATGGTGTGCTTCGTCGAGGTGCGGATGCGCTCCTCGGCGGTGTGGGGAGACCCGGCGCACACGGTGTCCTTCGCGAAGCAGCGTCGGGTGGTGAAGGCGGCGCTGCACTATCTCTTCGCCCATGACCTGCATGGGCGGATGATGCGCTTCGACGTCGTGTCGGTGGTGGGGCGCGGTGAGCGCGCCACCGTGGAGCACATTCCCGGCGCCTTCGATGCGGGCATGTAAGGGGAAGGCATGGCTGGAACGCTGTACCTGGTGGCCACGCCCATCGGGAACCTGGGTGACATCTCTTCGCGCGCGCTCGAGACGCTTCGAGCAGTGGGCTTCATCGCCTGTGAGGACACGCGGCACTCGCGCGTGTTGCTCGACCACTTCGGCATTGGCGGAAAGGACCTGGTGAGCCTGCCTGCCTTCGCCGAGGGACAGCGGGCCGGACGCATCCTGGACCGGATTGCGGGGGGCGAGGACTGCGCCCTCATCACGGACGCGGGAAGTCCGGCCATCAGTGATCCAGGCGAGCGATTGGTGGCGGAGGCGCTCGAGCGGGGCCTCACCGTGGTCCCCGTGCCTGGGGCGACGGCGCTGATTTCAGCGCTGAGCGCGTCGGGGTTGCCCACGGGGCGCTTCCACTTCCTGGGCTTTCTTCCGCGCAAGGGACCGGAGCGGAGGGCCATGCTCGAGGAGGTGGCCTCGCTGTCGGCGACGCTGGTGCTCTACGAGTCTCCACGTCGCCTGGGCGAGACGCTCCAGGATTTGCAGGAGGCCTGGGGCGAGCGCAGGGCGTGTGTGGCTCGGGAGCTGACGAAGCTGCACGAGGAGTTCGTCCGAGGCCCGCTCTCGGAGCTGTCGGCGCGCTACACGACGGAGGAGGCGCGCGGCGAGGTCGTGGTGATGGTGGAGGGGCGCACCGGCGAGCGGCGCTGGTCCGAGGAGGAGCTGCGACGCGCGCTGGAGGAGGGACTTGCTCGGGGCGAGAAGCTCAAGCCGTTGAGTACCGAGCTGGCGCGACGGGCGGGCTGGTCGGGACAGGATGTCTACCGACTCGGGCTGTCGCTGAAGCGGTGAGCCTCGGGAGCCAGGAGACGTGCCGTGGTGGCCACGTCTCCTGACCGGGTGCTGCCTGGCGCTAGAAGCTGAAGGTCGCGCTCAGGTCGAAGCGGAACGTCGTGCTGCCGATGGCGCGGAAGCGGCGGGACACGAGGTCGTAGCGCCAGTCAAAC from Myxococcus stipitatus carries:
- the trmD gene encoding tRNA (guanosine(37)-N1)-methyltransferase TrmD, whose amino-acid sequence is MSPPYPVELLTLFPGMVSGYLGASILGKAQEKGLLSATVTDIREFAEGKHRVTDDAPYGGGAGMVMKPEPLVAAIEAARARLPGAKVLLMSPRGQTFTQVRARELALHEAGLILVCGRYEGVDERVMSSLDGELSLGDFVLTGGEIAALAVVDAVARLVPGVLGNVASSVSESFEEGMLEHPQYTRPPVFREAEVPAVLQSGDHARIARWRRWKSLVLTRERRPDLFARLELSKADQKLLARREEDL
- the rplS gene encoding 50S ribosomal protein L19, which encodes MRNSAIQHVEAKYLRQDVTSFRPGDSVRVFWKVKEGEKERVQAFEGTVIRKTSGSHRATFTVRKMSFGVGVERIFPLHSPRYEKIEVLSRGRVNRSRLFYLRDLKGKAARVDVQEEPETQAPKAGKAS
- a CDS encoding chromosome segregation protein SMC encodes the protein MQFVEVAVQNVRGFSPAGRSALKAGYLVLKPPGAEVSPFAGLLLALLYADGRGGDVSFVAPGAKSGKAALTFQGVDGVTYRVLRELGGSGTLHRVNKTTQQPELVSSDASEMNQFLRGQVGLPPRTAFEQLYCLQVGQLPSRRPRKSAAKAVDPKTSGKFQSLASASAVAPAEDIHAAEAKVRALEEELVSARDVDALQFKVDGLSSQIFDADQRLKGTEGIKVAIHEAENAWRAAPTPQTLGLPQDILQRVQRFPKALAKRDDALARLTADREADAAEVPASVEPLTNDRGFWAGIGVGVLFLGLGLGLGLGVDSLFRYLALLDIPAFGFSAFLALRYVDELQQTSKRGSKEGRFDAREKKILEEFEAEAAPVRMAQKALGVESLDEIPSALERKELLAARVVELKEQLAGVEADPEFVAAATQRQALKDQLDALNAELTRKGSYVRDMREVERELGRVKESIALAKAPPAPSTAPDGTAVPSEPLEDPSPALLSQAADVFTTDVLSVQGLLKERCVQYLTALTDRRYQGVEWDKEGRAFALAGGRRVPVGELPPKDLDLYYLALRMTVVEKASARVKRPFVLEDVFAGVEEVKLPLIARMLKHLGTLTQVLHVTPHPGFAQMSDGTVNV
- a CDS encoding YraN family protein, coding for MLDVVLHGEDVWGWAVARGERRVVGDEAEALAVRYLEGQGWRVRARNWPCRYGELDVVVEREEMVCFVEVRMRSSAVWGDPAHTVSFAKQRRVVKAALHYLFAHDLHGRMMRFDVVSVVGRGERATVEHIPGAFDAGM
- the rsmI gene encoding 16S rRNA (cytidine(1402)-2'-O)-methyltransferase, whose translation is MAGTLYLVATPIGNLGDISSRALETLRAVGFIACEDTRHSRVLLDHFGIGGKDLVSLPAFAEGQRAGRILDRIAGGEDCALITDAGSPAISDPGERLVAEALERGLTVVPVPGATALISALSASGLPTGRFHFLGFLPRKGPERRAMLEEVASLSATLVLYESPRRLGETLQDLQEAWGERRACVARELTKLHEEFVRGPLSELSARYTTEEARGEVVVMVEGRTGERRWSEEELRRALEEGLARGEKLKPLSTELARRAGWSGQDVYRLGLSLKR